A region of Lycium barbarum isolate Lr01 chromosome 1, ASM1917538v2, whole genome shotgun sequence DNA encodes the following proteins:
- the LOC132616492 gene encoding NAC domain-containing protein 1-like produces the protein MDLDELAQGFRPTDLELFTFLLRFIAKEPLCDDGFITELDVYKQEPWESYGHGRHCGGQDNEDTSIYRYFITPLKKKKGRFCRTVGKNIGTWKQRDRGNDVIMKGSINGRKNGLCYEYTKCRPNDQNDGKWLMTEYVFCDTLLRKFKNSEFKDYVICAIRKKSKKKSSNGTQSRNLTAFSNMMREINLPKEKDRLAENTGDTILDKYQTQNQPTPLQEGCIFGVNEDHIAYLELEAKVERLTIVGESAMRNNQVQTQEEDMLDDATMRIDWLQLG, from the coding sequence ATGGATTTGGATGAACTTGCACAAGGATTTCGCCCGACGGATTTAGAGTTATTCACATTCCTTTTGAGGTTTATTGCTAAAGAACCATTGTGTGACGATGGTTTTATTACTGAGCTTGATGTTTACAAACAAGAACCTTGGGAAAGTTATGGCCATGGTCGCCATTGTGGAGGACAAGATAATGAGGACACTAGTATTTACCGCTACTTCATTACACCACTGAAGAAGAAAAAGGGCAGATTTTGCAGGACTGTGGGTAAAAATATTGGAACTTGGAAGCAGCGAGATAGGGGAAACGATGTCATTATGAAGGGTTCGATTAATGGACGAAAGAATGGTCTATGCTATGAATATACTAAGTGCCGTCCTAATGATCAGAACGATGGGAAGTGGCTCATGACGGAATATGTGTTTTGTGACACTCTTCTTAGAAAGTTCAAAAATTCTGAGTTTAAAGATTATGTTATTTGTGCCATAAGAAAGAAGTCCAAAAAAAAGTCTTCTAATGGTACTCAAAGTAGGAATCTGACTGCTTTTTCGAACATGATGCGAGAAATTAATCTGCCTAAAGAAAAGGATAGATTGGCTGAAAATACGGGAGACACAATCTTGGACAAGTACCAGACACAAAATCAACCAACACCACTGCAAGAAGGTTGTATTTTTGGTGTTAATGAAGACCATATTGCATATTTGGAACTTGAAGCCAAGGTTGAACGACTAACTATTGTTGGTGAATCTGCTATGAGGAACAATCAGGTGCAAACTCAAGAGGAAGACATGTTAGATGATGCGACTATGAGGATAGATTGGCTGCAACTAGGATGA
- the LOC132616483 gene encoding F-box protein CPR1-like, with amino-acid sequence MKLSIGGMYTNPSTVPMDIVSEILCRLPVKCVLRCRCVSKCWLTLIDSPEFSKLHVNYSLKLKTTNSNLFLILRKVDYNGHGKHCFYSLHFDTLNSRVVTPKELTNPLMSYEFNTKILGSCNGLLLISNTVHDIALWNPSTGKHKKLPFLGIGENHVHVSFGFGYDVVNNDCKVVRIVQFSGSEKGSFHSDVKVYSLKSSCWRGVDEQLPYFLQYVDQPGTYLNGSLHWFASAKMEIPENNLELLIVAFDLGTEKWRLVPPPRYMSFNVNLVLLGGSLCVYKTYLVDSYDDWGNVDLVVDHVDIWEMKEYGVKDSWTMVASLEQPDKQIGCTVVPLAYSKNGEEILVELDNRRFVWTSIAGDSIKIVDIEIGALRGFLHFNSYVYLGSLAHLSSNDDTSDRYNQDKGGKKKALKKRGDDFLSKGFKLKL; translated from the exons ATGAAGCTCTCTATTGGTGGAAT GTATACCAATCCGTCTACCGTACCTATGG ATATTGTCTCTGAAATTCTCTGTCGACTACCCGTTAAATGTGTCTTACGTTGTAGGTGTGTATCAAAATGTTGGTTGACTCTTATTGATAGTCCTGAGTTTTCTAAATTGCATGTCAATTATtcactgaaactgaaaacaaccAATTCTAACCTTTTCTTGATCTTGAGAAAGGTTGATTATAATGGACATGGAAAGCATTGCTTTTACTCTCTACACTTTGATACTCTCAATTCCCGAGTTGTTACTCCTAAAGAATTGACCAACCCTTTGATGTCTTATGAATTTAATACCAAGATACTTGGTTCTTGCAATGGTTTGTTGTTGATATCAAATACTGTGCATGATATTGCTTTATGGAACCCGTCTACTGGAAAGCACAAGAAGTTACCCTTTCTTGGTATTGGTGAAAATCATGTTCATGTTAGTTTTGGTTTTGGATATGATGTTGTCAATAATGATTGTAAGGTTGTTAGAATTGTGCAGTTTTCGGGTTCTGAAAAAGGTTCTTTTCACTCTGATGTTAAGGTTTACAGTTTGAAATCAAGTTGTTGGAGAGGGGTTGATGAACAACTTCCTTATTTCCTCCAATATGTAGATCAACCAGGTACTTATCTAAATGGTTCATTGCATTGGTTTGCTAGTGCTAAGATGGAGATACCCGAAAATAATTTAGAACTACTGATTGTTGCTTTTGATCTTGGAACTGAAAAGTGGCGACTTGTTCCCCCTCCCCGTTATATGAGTTTCAATGTGAATTTGGTCTTATTGGGAGGTTCTCTTTGCGTATATAAAACCTACTTGGTAGATTCTTATGATGATTGGGGAAATGTGGATCTTGTTGTGGACCATGTGGACATATGGGAAATGAAGGAATATGGAGTTAAGGACTCATGGACTATGGTTGCATCACTTGAACAACCAGATAAGCAAATTGGATGTACTGTGGTCCCACTTGCATATTCGAAGAATGGAGAGGAAATTCTTGTGGAACTAGATAATAGGCGATTCGTGTGGACTAGTATTGCGGGGGACTCTATAAAGATCGTTGATATTGAAATTGGGGCTTTACGGGGCTTTCTACATTTCAATAGTTATGTTTATTTGGGAAGCCTCGCTCACCTCAGTTCCAATGATGACACAAGTGATCGGTATAATCAAGATAAAGGAGGAAAGAAGAAAGCCCTAAAGAAGAG AGGAGATGATTTCCTTTCAAAGGGGTTCAAGTTGAAGCTTTGA